The Aureibacter tunicatorum genome segment CCAGTTGATGCGAACGGCAATCATAATCTATTTTATAACGAAAGAATACCCAATGAGCCTTACTTTCAAATTAATAATAGAGCGGCTTATCATTTCAAAAATGTATTTACCAGAGGCTCAAGAATGACTGTGCATTGGAGAATGGGATATGTGAAAGAGTTTTATCGATTTATAGAGGCAGGAGGTTCGGATGGAAAGGATATGGTTCCTGACCAACTTTATCACGATTTTGGAGTGAATTATAGTTTTCCAAAAAATAAAGTCTCTTTAGCTTTTGATTTAAAAAATATCACGAATGCTCAACTGTTTGACAACTTCGCATTGCAAAAGCCTGGAAGAGCTTTTTATCTCAAACTTAATTACCGAATCTTTTAAAAACACATTTTAAATTACATATACACGATCATGAGAATTTTCTCTAAAAAACACATTTATTTCTCAATCATTGCTATGGCGATGATGGCAGTTTCATGCAATGATAATGTTAATGAAGGTTCTGGGGGAGGAGACGATCCCGAATATGCTGAAAATTCATTCACATTGGCATCTGAAATAGAAGCAGGAGGTCAAACTCAAAACTATATAGATCATATTGACGACTTGACAGAAGGCGAGCACACTTTTATAAATAATGGATTGCAAGTGCCGGGAGAGAGAGCGGCTAGAGTTATTGGCCATGATGGTTATGTATATTCATTGAACTACGGAACTGGTTTGATTTCTCAGTATAGACCTTTGGAAGCGGGAGGTTATCAATTGATTAAAGAACTAAATGGAGGAGCAGCTGTCGGCACTGAATATCCAAGATATAAAATTGTCAGCGATGACAATATGATGATTTATAATGTAGATGTGGAATATGTCTATGAAGATGAAGAAAATCAAATTATTAAAGATGTAATTCCTACAATGTCAGTAGCTACCATCCGAATACCAGATTTGGTAGTTACGGATCAGCATAGTTTTGTTATACCAACAACTGAAGAATCAAAAGCTCAAAAAGCTTACCCTACAAGAGTGGATGCTCCTATAGCCTCAAATGGTAAAGTTTATTTTGGTTTGATGAGATATGAGGATGGAAATTCAGACAAGGATAGAGTTAAAGGTTTGGAAACTTTGGTATTGGATTACCCTTCTTTAGAAAATCCGACTGTTGATTACAGCGATGTGGCTGATGGTCATACTAATGGATATAGAACGCCTTCAATGTATTTGGCTGAGGACGGGTTTGTTTATCAAAGCAATCAATTTATGAGTGGTTTTGGCTTTGATTTGAGCCAAGGTTCAAAGACTGTGATTACTAGATTAAGCAACAGTGTTTATGATGATTCTTATGTATTCAATGTGACTCAAGCATTGGGAGAAGAGGTTTCTACAGCTGGTTGGTTTTATGTAGGAAATGGAATAGGCTATATGCCTATTTGCATGGAAGATATGGCTGGAGGCGAAAATAATAATATTTGGTCCGTGGCAAAAATTGACATCAATAATAAGACAGCTGTGAAAATGAATGTTCCATTATCATATTTACAAAATTATCAATCAGGTGTAGTTGATGAAGGCAAGTTCTATATGGCTATTAGTCCAATAGGCGGAGAAGCTCACATTTACGAGTTTGATCCAACTTCTGATTCTCCTGACGCTTTCAAAAAGACTGTTAAACTTGATGGCGGCAATGTGTACATTCAAGGTATTTATCAATAATAGCAAACTATAGCGAAATGATTAATAAGAAGGTTCGCAGTTTATTATTTGACATACATTTATGGCTGGGGCTTGGAGCTTCAGTCATTCTGTTTTTGGTATGTCTTTCCGGGACGGTTTTGGTATTTGAAGATGAGGTGACTAGAGCATTCAATCAAAATGTCTATTACAACACGTCTTCGGGACAGGAGCTTCTATCCAGAGAGGAATTGTATAAAACAGCTCTTGCTCAAGGTGAAAAAGTCATGAGCATCAGCTTTTATGAAGACGTGAACAGATCTGCCGCCGTTAGAGTATTTCAGGAAGGCTCGAGAAGAGGGAAGTTGTTGCATATGGATAGGTACACTGGAGAATTTCTTGGACAGCCAAGCCAAGCTTTGAAGGATTTCTTCATGTTTAATTTTCGTATGCATAGATGGTTGCTTTTGGATACCAAGATTGGCCGGCCTATTGTAGGGATCAGCACTATCATTTTTGTGATTTTATCAGTGAGCGGCCTTGTGTTATGGCTGCCTAGAAAATTCAAAAAAGCGCAGTTCAGAAAAGGCCTCAGGCTAAAGTTAAATGCGGGTTGGAAGCGAATTAACTATGATTTGCATAATACATTGGGCTTTTATACTCTATTGATACTGCTGATTATGTCTTTGTCGGGACTGTTTTGGTCATTTGATTGGTATAGGGCTGGTATGTATAGTTTTTTTGGCGTCGAACGCAAAAAAGAACAATACGCAGTACAATCAAATGAATCTGATGAGCGGTTATCATTGGATAAGTTAGCTGAAATCAGTGCGAAGCAGTTGGGATATGAGGGAGATTTGACCTTTAGATTTCCTAAGAAAAAAAACGAGCCGTATTCCATAAGCGCTAAAAATCCAGCAGATTTGTTGGATGCTTATGACAGATTGACAATGAATCCTTATACTGGAGAAACTATAAAGGCCGATTTATTTGAGGGTAAGCATTTTGGAGAAAAAGTTATGGCTTCAATCAAGGCGATACATGTAGGCTTTATCTTTGGCAAACTTTCAAAAATAATATACTTCCTATCATGTTTAGTAGCGACAAGTTTACCTATAACAGGTTTTTTTATGTGGCTGAACAGGAGGAAGAAAAAGCATTAATTTTTATAGCTATTAATTGTTGATTTTTAATAACAGGGAATTTCAAATGAAATTCCCTGTTGCTTTATTTATCAAGGACAACCTTGGTTGTTTCTTACACAGAGATGTGGTTCGCATCTGTGGTAACCTGTTGGGCAAGGCTTCCAATGAGGCGGTCTGCCTCCATTTTTTTCAGTTAGCGACTTTTTAGACAATACTTTAACACCTTTAATACTTGCGAAATTTTTCATGATAAAAAGTTAAATAGACGTGTTATGTTTGGCCAATTTTAAGACTTGCAAACATTCAAGTCTTGAGATGATATTATCTCTTAATGAAAATGCAATGGAAAATTGATCAAGGACATCCCTGATTGTTTCTTACACAAAGGTTTGGTTCGCATCTGTGGTAACCCCATGGGCATGGCTCCCAATGAGGAGGTCTACCACCAACTCTTTCCGTCAAAGATTTTTTCGATAATGTCTTTGCACCTTTAATGTTCGCAAAATTTTTCATGATGAAATATTTGAAAATGATAAAACGCTCGACCTTTTTGAGACCTTCGAGCTTCAGGTCTTGGATAATATTTTATCTGTAAATTCAATCATTTCCATTTTAAGGAATTATTGAATATTTAATTTTTTAAAGAATAGCTGATACTAAAAAATATAAATGTCTAGTAAATATTGAGATTAATTATATTATTGTCAATTTTTTTAAAGAAAAAATCTATGAATTTTTCAGTAATATTATAATTCGTTATTTCAGGTATTCAAAATGCAAACTCAGCATACATGCTGAAAGCTTTTTTGACGCGAGTTAATCTTGTCTTTTAGATTTTTCTTGAAAATTTCATCCACTTTTTGCGGTCTTTCATTCTCCGATTTTCTAGGTTCGTCGTGTTCTTTTTTATAAAAAGGCTTCTTGGATCTAAGTTGCGGGAAATTTAAGCATGACATATCATTATGAAAAAGCGTATAATTTCCCTTTCGTTAGGAGTCTTTGTGTTGGTGATTTCCATTGGTATTATAAAGAATTTGCCAACTAAGGCTAGCACTGATTCACAAGCAGTATCGGAACCTAAAGGTGTTCTTGTGGAAGTTGTTCAGCCTCTAATTGGCACTGTGGAACAATCTATTGAAGTGACAGGAAGACTAAGAGCTGTTGATCGATATGAAATCGTTTCTGAAGTTGATGGGCAATTATTGTCATCGGCGAAGATTTTCAGAGAAGGAGCTATTTATAAAAAGAACGAAATTCTTCTTCAAATAGACGCTGAAGAGTTTGCCATTGGTATTTCGGCCGACAGGGCTGACTTTGTTAATCTGATAACAACTGCACTGCCGGATCTAAAAGCGGATTACCCATCTTCATATCCTCTGTGGAAACAGTATTTGAGTAATGTGAGTGTAGAAGATGAGCTACCTGCTTTGCCAAAAGCGGGCTCTGAGCAAGAGAGGTTATTTTTAATTGGGCAAGGGATTCATGGTTCATATTATAAAATTAAGTCAAGTGAGGAAAAACTGAGAAAATATACACTGAGAGCACCATTCACAGGCGTTATTACTACTTCAAATGTGGACGCTGGTACTGCTGTGAGGTCTGGTTCTGAGTTGGGGACTTTTATATCTTCAGAAGCATTCGATTTGGAGGTGACTGTGCCTCTCGCTGAGATGAAAAATTTGGCAATAGGAACTAAAACAGTGCTTTACTCATCCGATATTGAAGGAGATTGGCAAGGTCGAGTTGTTCGTATTGGTGGTGATGTTGACAAGTCTTCGCAATCAGTGAAAGTATTCATCCGAGTATATGACAATCATTTGAAAGAAGGGATGTTTTTGAATGCCAAGATGGAAGCCAAACCGTTTGTTGAAGCTATGTCCTTGCCTAGGAAATTGCTTAATAATAATCATGAAGTTTTTATAGTTGAGAACAATATTTTGAAACTAAAGCCTGTGGAAGTCTTGTCTGTTCAAGGCGATCAAGCAGTGATTAGCGGATTGGATTCAAATGCATATGTCTTGAAAACAGTGATAAAAAGCGCTTATGACGGCATGAAAGTGAGAGTGAAACAAGGCTAAGTTAGTGGTCTTGTTATCAAATCATTTTAAACTTAAATAAACAGATTGATGAAAAATATTATATCATATTTTATCAAGTTTCCGCTGGCTGTCAACATAGTGATGGTTATGGTGGCTTTGTTTGGAATAATAGGTTTGTCTAGGGTGCAAAGGAACTTTTTTCCAAGCGTGCCTACGAGAAATGTGTATGTTGATATTCTCTATCCAGGAGCATCACCTGAGGAAGTTGAAGAAGGAGCTATTTTGAAAATTGAGGAAGAAGTGAAGGGCATTTCAAATATGGACCGAATCACTTCTGTTTCCATGGAGAATTCTGGTACTGTAACCATTGAAATGCTGAAAGGCGCGGATATGGATGAGGCATTGGATGATGTGAAGAACGCCGTGGATAGAATTGCCTCATTTCCTATTGATGTGGAATCGGTTGTTACTTATAAGCATGATGATATAAACTTTGCGATAAATTTCGCAATTACTGCTCGAGAAGGCAAGCCAGTGGACTTGAAGGTTTTAAAAGAGACTGCTCAGCAGGTGGAGCGAGATATTTTGAAAATGGATGGAATTTCCAAAGTGGAACTAAATGGCTATCCAGAGGAAGAAATAGCTGTTTTGCTAAATGAAGACGCTCTTGAAGCTTTCGATCTTACATTTTCAGAGGTGGCTAAAGCCGTCTCATCGACAAACTTGGTAATGACAGGGGGTAGTATCAAAGACGGTGAGGAAGAGTTTTTTATTCGAGTGCGAAATAAAAACTACCAAGGATCCGGTTTAGAGAATATAGTGATTCGAAATACCGATAATGGAGGTGTAATCAGGCTAAAGGATGTCGCGGAAATCAAAGACCAGTGGGAGGATTCTCCGTCAAAAGTTCTCTTTAATGGCAGTCAAGCCGTTATAGTCAATATTAATACTACATTTGATGAAGATATTGTAAATGCTTCCGATCAGATAAAGGCGTATTTGGAAAAATTCAATAGCAACCAACCATTGCTTTACGCAGAAGTAAACAGAGATACATCTGTGACGCTTAATCAAAGAATAGATTTATTGTCTGACAATGGATTGATGGGGATGGTGTTGGTGATGATTTTTCTTTCATTATTTCTTAATCCTCGTGTTGCATTCTGGGTGGCCATAGGAGTTCCGTTTTCTATGTTGGGAATGCTTGTCGTGTTGCCCATGACAACGGTTACAATCAATATGATGTCTTTGTTTGGTTTGATCTTGGTGCTGGGGATTCTTGTGGATGATGCTATAGTCGTAGCCGAAAATATCTATCGACATTTCAAAATGGGCAAGACGCCAGTGAAATCCGCCGTGGATGGGACTATGGAAGTTTTGCCAGCGGTAATCTCAGGAGTGTTGACCACGATGCTTGCATTTTCCGCATTTTATTTCTTGGATGGAAAGATGGGGGATATGTTTGCGGAGATATCGGTTATTGTCATTATCATTCTTCTTGTCTCGTTAATCGAAGGATTAATAATTCTGCCTTCTCATCTAGCTCATTCAAAAGCTTTGAAAGACAGGAATGAACAAAGCAAATGGAAAAAATACATGAGCTGGGCAGAAGATTCGTTGCTTTGGACTAGAGATAATATTTACGTTCCGCTGTTTAAAAAAGCTATTGAATTCAAGACTGTTACGATATCGGTTTTCATTTCATTGATGATATTGGCTTTCGGCTTTGTGTCAAGTCGCATGGTAGAGTCAACTTTTTTTCCTTCAGTGGATGGAGACAATTTTACAGTTACTCTTACTATGCCTTCTGGAACTGAGGAACAAGTTACGCAACAAGCTTTGGATATCATCCATGAGGCTATATGGGAAGTTAATGAAGAAATGAAACCAATGCAGCCGGAGAATAAAAATATTATCAGCCAGTCTTTTCAAAGGTTTATGAACTCAGGCAACAAGGCTATGATAGAGGTCACACTGTTGGATGCTGAAGTGAGAAATGGAGGAACGGAAGAAACAATCTCCAGAATCAGGAAAAAAGTAGGTGATATAGCCGGAGCGGAAACCCTCACATACGAAGGCTTTAATCCTTTTGGTAAAAGTTTGATAATATCCTTGCTTGGGGATGACAACGATGTGCTTCAGAATGCGAAGGAAGACTTAAAAAAGGGCATGAGAAATATGCCTGAATTGACTGATATTTCAGATAATACACCTGTTGGGAATCGAGAGATTGAGATTGAATTAAAAGAGAAAACACATCATTTAGGAGTGACTATTCAAGATGTGATTTCACAAGTCAGAGAAGCTTTTTTTGGAAATGAAGCTCAAAGACTCCAAAGAGGCAAAGACGAGGTGAAAGTATGGGTCAAGTACAATGATGATAACAGAAAGTCTATTGGAGATCTTGAAGACATGAAAATAAGGCTATCGGATGGTTCAGCTTATCCATTGTCGGAATTAGCTTACTTACGCATGGTTGATGGAGTATCGAGTATTCAACATTTGGATTTTGAGAAAGAAGTACAGCTTGAAGCGAATCAGACAGATCCAAATTCATCACTGCCTTTTATATTGGGCAAGCTTGAAAAAGAAGTTTTGGAACCCTTGTATGAAAAATATCCGGGAGTGAGAGCTTCATACGACGGTCAAAAAAGAGAACAGGAAAAGGTAGCGAAATCGGCTAAAGTGGTTATCCCGGTAGTGCTTCTTTTGATGTTTACCATAGTGGTTTTCACTTTGAGGTCCGTAAGTCAAGCTATTTTGGTTTATGCGATGATTCCTTTCTCGTTTATAGGAATTGTGTTTGGACATTGGTTTCATGGGATGTCTATGAGTTTAATGTCTTTTATGGGAATGATTGCTTTGGTTGGAGTAATGATCAATGATGGCTTGGTGTTGATCAATGCTTTGAACATTAATTTGAAGTCGGGAAAGAATTACTATGACGCATTGGTAGAAGCTGCAACGTCACGTTATCGTCCGATAATTCTCACTACGCTGACGACAGTAGTCGGTATGGCGCCTATGGTACTGGAAACAAGCCTTCAAGCTCAATTTTTGATTCCTGTGGCGCTTTCTTTGGCTTACGGTATGGTCATAGCAACATTATGCACGCTATTTTTATTGCCTGTTATGCTTATGATAGTCAATCGAATGAAAGTCATTTGGAAATCATTTAAAGAAGGAAGACAAGCTAGCGCCGAAGAAGTGGAAAGCGCGATAAAAGAAATGGAATACGAATATGAAGAAATGTAGATTTCGAGCAGGTTGAATCGAGCGAAAGTTGGATTGCATCGATCAGTTATATTTTGCGCAAGCCTAACCCACTAAGTTTAAATAATAAAAATAGAATCTATAAGCATGGATAGCATCAGACGGTCATCGAGTGAAATTGAGCTTGAATGTAATACAGACATCGATAAGAAGCATGATTTGTCTCATTTTCATGTCAATGAATTGGAGGGTGCGGATATGTTTGGAATGCATAGAATGGAGAGTGAAAAGGAAGAATTCTTTTATGCTCAGCATATGGAAAATATCACTTTCAATCTCACTCTTATTTATGGAATGGTCGTAGCGACATTGTCTACTGTATTCTTGTTGTTTTTAACGCTAAGAATAGTTGGTCGATTGAAACAGGCGAGGAAATCACCCAAAACACAGGGCAAAGACAGTATTGAAGAGACGAAAAATCCCATTAAACAAATTAGATAATGAAAAAATATAAATATGCAATGATGATGTTGATATGCATGTTGGCATTCGATGGCATCGCTCAAGATATTCCCGTTGAAGCACAGTTAACGGAAAAAATGTCTTTGAAAAAAGCGATGGAAATCGCTATGTTGAATAATTACGATATAAAAATAGCCAAAGCGTCATTGGAAAAAACAGATAATAGCGCGTTTGTCGGCAATGCAGGGCTTTTGCCTTCAATTACAGCAAGCGGGGGAGCTGAACATGCCAGCAATAATACAGAAATGGAATTGATGAGCATGAATAGCGCTGGCGAGTCATCGAGCGAGACTATCGAAATGAACGGAGCTCGAAGCACAACCTATGATGCGAATGTACGCATGGATTATGTGCTGTTCGATGGTTTGGGAAACGTCTATACTTATAGGAAACTGAAAGGAGAAAATGAAAAAGAGCAGATCCTTTACCGCCAGCAAATGGAGAATACAATGTTGGAAGTTGCCGAGCTTTATTATGAAGTTTGCAGAAATCAACAAAGCTGGAGCTTGGCCAAGCAAACCTTGAAAATTTCACATGATCGCTATCAAAGGGTGAAAGACCAGAAGGAAGTCGGTCAAGCAAGTCGTTTGGATATTTTGAATGCCGAAGTCGATCAAAATGCAGATAGCACAAGTTTGCTTCAAGCGGAACAGAACTATTTGATGGCCATTAAAAATTTGAATGTGGCTATGGGAATCTCTGTTGATCAAAACTACTCAGTTGACGAAGCGATTGTTTTCAGAGATGACTTGGACCAACAGACGGTTGTTCAAAGTGTGATGGTAAACAATGCAGGCTTACTGTCGCAAAAGAAACAAGAAGATATTTCAGAATTGGAAATGAAGATCACTAAAGCGAATAAATCTCCGGAGTTGAGCGCATATGGATCGTATGGATACAGCACGACAGACAATGAAGTGGGACAATTGTTGTACAATAAAAATGTTGGTTTGACAGTCGGCTTGACGGCAACTTTTAATGTCTTTAACGGGCGTCAACAAAGAATCGCTGAAAAAAATGCCAAGTTGGATTTATATTCTGAACAAGAAAGAACGAAGCAGTTTGAGTCCCAGTTGGAGAGAGATGCGGTCAACGCATATATTGATTATGATTACAAGAGAAAAATTGTGAACCTGCAAGAGACTAGTTTGAAGCAAGCAGAATTGAACTTTGAGACAACTAAGGAAATGTTCGCATTGGGTAAGGTTAATTCAATTGAGTTTCGAACAGCGCAGGAAAATCTTCTGACCGTCGCCAATAATTACAACGCGGCTCAATTTGATGCTAAAGTGGCGGAATTGAATTTGCTTCAGCTTTCGGGGATGCTTTTGTCAGACTCGCGAGAATGATATATATTGAAGAAGTGAAATGAGCTTATAAAATAAAGTAGTGATATTGATATAACATGTAGATATGAAACTTTTCAAACAACCATTTGGGTTAAAAGCAGGACTAGCCTTGATCATTTTTATTTGGCTTGTGATGATTGCTATGTCAATGGGATTGATGGTTTTGTTTGGTTACAGGAGCTTTGATAATCTAGAGTTTGATTTGACTATATTCATTTTCATTCTCACCAAAAGTGTTTTTGACGCGTTTGTTCTTTATCATGTAGTTGTATTTTTCAATAAGGTACTGCCCTGGAGCAAATATTGGGCATTGAGATTCGTCGCCGATGCATTATTCTTAGTCATATTGATAGGGCTGACAATATTCTTTAGCAACATAGTGATGGAAATAGACTATGAGCTGGCTAAAGAGCTTAGACATAATATATCGACTAAGCATGATCACAAAGAATTGAGGTTTATTATGCCTGTCGTAATGAATACGCTGTTTTTGTGTTTGATAGAACTGATTACTCAATTTCAGGCTCAAGCCAGTTTGAGAGTGAAGATCGCCGAGCTTGAAAAGGAAAAGACTGATACAAAATACTCCGTTTTGAAAGAGCAGTTGGACCATCATTTTCTATTCAATAATTTGAGTGTGCTGTCCTCATTGATCTATGAGGATGTGGAAAAAGCGGATCATTTTATACAAGATTTTGCCAAGATTTACAGATATGTGTTGAAGATAAATGCTTTGAATCTAGTTACAGTGGATGAAGAGTTGGATTTCATCAAAGCTTATCTTTATCTTTTCAAGAGTCGCTTCGAGTCTGGGTTTGAGTATGAATTGAAAGTGTCGGAAGAAAATAGCAAATGTTTCATTCCTCCATTGACATTGCAGGTTTTGGTGGAAAATGCGGTCAAGCATAATGAAGTTTCCAAAGCAAATCCATTGAGATTGAAGATTTATTGCAAGGATAAGGAGTTGTGGGTGGAAAACAATTTGCAATTAAGAGAGGAAACTACAGAGTCCACGAAGACAGGCTTGAGAAACTTGGAAGAAAAATTTAATTTGATGGAAGCTCCTTCTCCTTTTTTTGGAGTTGTTGGCGGAGCATTTATTGCCAGAATTCCCTTAATAAACAAAGAGCATGAATAAAGTATTGATCATTGAAGATGAGATGCCTTCTGCAAGAAAGCTGAAAGCGTTGATAAATACCATTGAGCCTGAGTTCATGATTCTAGATATATTGGAATCATGCGCTGAAGCGATACATTATTTGTCAGAGAATACAGTTGATTTGATATTTTTGGATATTCATCTGGCTGATGGCAATGCTTTTTCTGTTTTCGACCAGATAAAAGTTGATTGTCCTATTATTTTCACAACAGCTTATGATCAATATGCTTTGGAAGCCTTTAAGCAGAACTCAGTCGATTATTTGCTTAAGCCTGTGTCTAAAGAGACACTGACTGTGGCGATAGACAAGTACAAAAATGTATTTGCGGATAATGTTTCTGCTGACAAGGTGGATTATCAAATGCTAGGGGATTGGATTGCCAAGCAGGAACAGTCCTATCGCAAGAGATTCATGGTGTATTTCAGGGATACAATACGCAGTGTAAAGGTTGAAGAAATCGCTTATTTTTTTGCTGAAAGCAAAGCCGTATTTTTAAGAACCACGGATGGAAAGACGTATGATTTGAACCATACGCTTGACCATTTGGAGCAAATACTCTCCCCGGAGATGTTTTTCAGGGCTAATAGAAAATATTTAATTTCGATAAACGCTGTTAAAGAGGCGTTAGCTTACTCTAAAAGCAAATTGAAATTGATGCTTTTGCCTGAAACGGAGGGAGAGGTGTTCATTTCCTCAGAAAAATCCGTCAAGTTTAAAAATTGGCTGAATGGTTGAGTCTTTTAACCCAACCATCTTTTGAATTCTCCAGCTTTGTCTTTATTGATAAGTATATCAAAGTCTGTTTTAGGCTTTAATTCCACATAAAGTTTATAGTTAAAATGTGTTTGAACTTTGCAAATCGCTTCAATATTGGTGATTACTTTTCTTGAAACTCTATAAAATTCCTGAGGATTTAGATCTCCTGCCAGTTGTTCCAGCGTATTGTTGATAATGAATTTGTCGTTCTTGTGCGTTATTAAAAATGTAAGATCATCAGAGTAGAAATAAGCGATGTCATCGACTTTGACGCTGATAAAGTCGCTTCCTTTTTTCACAAGAAAGCGGTTCTTATATTCTTTGGGTTGATATATGTTTTTTATGACAGAGCTTAGATTCTGAGAAGTAGTTGTGGATGGTTTTGAGTCTTCAAATTTTTGAATTGCTTTTTCTAGCGCTTTATAGCTAAGGGGTTTTAGCAGATAAGATATGCTGTTCAGTTCAAAAGCCTTGATCGCATAAGTATCGTAGGCTGTTATGAAAATTACAGGAGAGCTAACGGTTATTTCATCGAAAATTTCAAAACTATTGCCATCGCTAAGCTGGATGTCAAGAAATATCAGGTCTGGTTGCTCATTGGCCTTAAACCAATCTACGGCTGATTCCACACTCGAGATCTCAGCGAGTATTTCATGATTCAAGTTTATTTTGTCTAATGCTCTTTTGAGGTTTTTGATAGCGGGTTTTTCGTCTTCTATGATGACTATTTTATGCATATTCTTTAATAGTGAAAAGTGGGGCTTTGATAATGAATTCGTTTTCTGATTTTTGAATGTCTATGCGCTTGTTTCCAATTAGTTCGTAGCGGATGTTTATATTTTCCAGTCCAATTCCATTGGAATAGTAGGAGCTGTTCTTTTCTTGCAAATTGTTTATTACGATGATTTCATCTTTTTTCTGAATGACTTGGCAGTTGACAGGATGTTCTTCGTCTATTCGATTATGCTTAATGACATTTTCAACAAGTGTCAATAATGTGAATGGAGGTATGGAGTAATTATCATCTTTGATTTGAATATCCATGGTAAAACAATCGCCAAACCTGCTTTGAACCAAATTGCTGTATTCCGTCACTATTTTTATTTCCTCTTCCAATGGAATGAGGTCTGTCGATCTGAAATTCAGAATCGATCGATACACTGAAGCCAAAGACGCTAGGAATTCATGGGCAGAATCATTTTCAGGTTCTATTAATGATTGCAAAGTATTGAGGTTGTTGAATAAAAAGTGCGGATGAATTTGAGTTTGGAGCGCATGCAGTTGGGCTTTGGAAGCTTCCTTCTCGATTTCAGCTTGTTGTGCTTCCAGATTTTTTATTTGAACAAAATATTGAAACATAAAGCCAAATGAAGAAATGACAACACCTTGCACAACTCCTTCGGAGAAATAATATCTGATATAGTCCCATTTTAGAACATCATCTTGAGGCGTGTAAATGATCATCATTTGTT includes the following:
- a CDS encoding PepSY-associated TM helix domain-containing protein: MINKKVRSLLFDIHLWLGLGASVILFLVCLSGTVLVFEDEVTRAFNQNVYYNTSSGQELLSREELYKTALAQGEKVMSISFYEDVNRSAAVRVFQEGSRRGKLLHMDRYTGEFLGQPSQALKDFFMFNFRMHRWLLLDTKIGRPIVGISTIIFVILSVSGLVLWLPRKFKKAQFRKGLRLKLNAGWKRINYDLHNTLGFYTLLILLIMSLSGLFWSFDWYRAGMYSFFGVERKKEQYAVQSNESDERLSLDKLAEISAKQLGYEGDLTFRFPKKKNEPYSISAKNPADLLDAYDRLTMNPYTGETIKADLFEGKHFGEKVMASIKAIHVGFIFGKLSKIIYFLSCLVATSLPITGFFMWLNRRKKKH
- a CDS encoding efflux RND transporter periplasmic adaptor subunit, yielding MKKRIISLSLGVFVLVISIGIIKNLPTKASTDSQAVSEPKGVLVEVVQPLIGTVEQSIEVTGRLRAVDRYEIVSEVDGQLLSSAKIFREGAIYKKNEILLQIDAEEFAIGISADRADFVNLITTALPDLKADYPSSYPLWKQYLSNVSVEDELPALPKAGSEQERLFLIGQGIHGSYYKIKSSEEKLRKYTLRAPFTGVITTSNVDAGTAVRSGSELGTFISSEAFDLEVTVPLAEMKNLAIGTKTVLYSSDIEGDWQGRVVRIGGDVDKSSQSVKVFIRVYDNHLKEGMFLNAKMEAKPFVEAMSLPRKLLNNNHEVFIVENNILKLKPVEVLSVQGDQAVISGLDSNAYVLKTVIKSAYDGMKVRVKQG
- a CDS encoding efflux RND transporter permease subunit, whose product is MKNIISYFIKFPLAVNIVMVMVALFGIIGLSRVQRNFFPSVPTRNVYVDILYPGASPEEVEEGAILKIEEEVKGISNMDRITSVSMENSGTVTIEMLKGADMDEALDDVKNAVDRIASFPIDVESVVTYKHDDINFAINFAITAREGKPVDLKVLKETAQQVERDILKMDGISKVELNGYPEEEIAVLLNEDALEAFDLTFSEVAKAVSSTNLVMTGGSIKDGEEEFFIRVRNKNYQGSGLENIVIRNTDNGGVIRLKDVAEIKDQWEDSPSKVLFNGSQAVIVNINTTFDEDIVNASDQIKAYLEKFNSNQPLLYAEVNRDTSVTLNQRIDLLSDNGLMGMVLVMIFLSLFLNPRVAFWVAIGVPFSMLGMLVVLPMTTVTINMMSLFGLILVLGILVDDAIVVAENIYRHFKMGKTPVKSAVDGTMEVLPAVISGVLTTMLAFSAFYFLDGKMGDMFAEISVIVIIILLVSLIEGLIILPSHLAHSKALKDRNEQSKWKKYMSWAEDSLLWTRDNIYVPLFKKAIEFKTVTISVFISLMILAFGFVSSRMVESTFFPSVDGDNFTVTLTMPSGTEEQVTQQALDIIHEAIWEVNEEMKPMQPENKNIISQSFQRFMNSGNKAMIEVTLLDAEVRNGGTEETISRIRKKVGDIAGAETLTYEGFNPFGKSLIISLLGDDNDVLQNAKEDLKKGMRNMPELTDISDNTPVGNREIEIELKEKTHHLGVTIQDVISQVREAFFGNEAQRLQRGKDEVKVWVKYNDDNRKSIGDLEDMKIRLSDGSAYPLSELAYLRMVDGVSSIQHLDFEKEVQLEANQTDPNSSLPFILGKLEKEVLEPLYEKYPGVRASYDGQKREQEKVAKSAKVVIPVVLLLMFTIVVFTLRSVSQAILVYAMIPFSFIGIVFGHWFHGMSMSLMSFMGMIALVGVMINDGLVLINALNINLKSGKNYYDALVEAATSRYRPIILTTLTTVVGMAPMVLETSLQAQFLIPVALSLAYGMVIATLCTLFLLPVMLMIVNRMKVIWKSFKEGRQASAEEVESAIKEMEYEYEEM
- a CDS encoding TolC family protein; translated protein: MKKYKYAMMMLICMLAFDGIAQDIPVEAQLTEKMSLKKAMEIAMLNNYDIKIAKASLEKTDNSAFVGNAGLLPSITASGGAEHASNNTEMELMSMNSAGESSSETIEMNGARSTTYDANVRMDYVLFDGLGNVYTYRKLKGENEKEQILYRQQMENTMLEVAELYYEVCRNQQSWSLAKQTLKISHDRYQRVKDQKEVGQASRLDILNAEVDQNADSTSLLQAEQNYLMAIKNLNVAMGISVDQNYSVDEAIVFRDDLDQQTVVQSVMVNNAGLLSQKKQEDISELEMKITKANKSPELSAYGSYGYSTTDNEVGQLLYNKNVGLTVGLTATFNVFNGRQQRIAEKNAKLDLYSEQERTKQFESQLERDAVNAYIDYDYKRKIVNLQETSLKQAELNFETTKEMFALGKVNSIEFRTAQENLLTVANNYNAAQFDAKVAELNLLQLSGMLLSDSRE